The Drosophila sechellia strain sech25 unplaced genomic scaffold, ASM438219v1 U_298, whole genome shotgun sequence nucleotide sequence gattcgtgtgtgtgtgcgataaaAGTCTGGGAAAACTGTTCACCAAAGAATTCCACGCTTACCAGACGACTTCTTCCGCTTTTGGaagatctttttaaatgggatCTTGCCCCGATGCCGCGTGGCACTGGTATTGTCCTCTATAATGTCGACGGACGGTTCATCGTCGACAGAGATCGGCTCCTCCTTGATGATAACTGGCAAGGCCAGCTTCGAGGCGATGGCGTCCGCATCCGGATTTTGCTGTTGGACGGACGAGTTCGGCACTTGAACGGGACAGGAGTCGATGGCTGCTGAACAGCCACCGGAGTGGCCGGTGTCGGATATGAAGCCACCGGAGgagactgctgctcctggacatTGG carries:
- the LOC116803153 gene encoding uncharacterized protein LOC116803153 isoform X2 is translated as MEGKLRPLTANNKPFVFGGIYAANVQEQQSPPVASYPTPATPVAVQQPSTPVPFKCRTRPSNSKIRMRTPSPRSWPCQLSSRRSRSLSTMNRPSTL
- the LOC116803153 gene encoding uncharacterized protein LOC116803153 isoform X1; this encodes MEGKLRPLTANNKPFVFGGIYNPNATVKPLIQMPLQAANVQEQQSPPVASYPTPATPVAVQQPSTPVPFKCRTRPSNSKIRMRTPSPRSWPCQLSSRRSRSLSTMNRPSTL